The Litorilinea aerophila genome window below encodes:
- a CDS encoding NYN domain-containing protein encodes MPLLIDGHNLIGAGVFADIDLADEDDEARLVARLRVWKSRYRGKITVVFDRGIPGGRDPRLGGAGVEVIFAAHPAEADDLIRRRIHRRTPGLILVSNDEALLREAAAYGVETWRGQEFVERFTPKNPKLEAEAEPGTEPDLQLSEQEVAEWLALFGKSKTRRRTGKRRPKSGAGSDAPAGRGRQAKARKPKDGSSGGRAPKKRKPGGGQSRDAQ; translated from the coding sequence ATGCCTTTACTCATTGATGGCCACAACCTGATCGGGGCCGGGGTCTTTGCCGACATCGATCTGGCCGACGAAGACGACGAGGCCAGGCTGGTGGCGCGGCTGCGGGTCTGGAAGAGCCGATATCGGGGCAAGATCACGGTGGTGTTCGACCGGGGCATCCCGGGGGGACGGGACCCCAGGCTGGGCGGCGCCGGGGTGGAGGTCATCTTCGCCGCGCACCCGGCTGAAGCGGACGACCTGATCCGGCGACGCATCCACCGCCGGACGCCCGGCCTGATCCTGGTCAGCAATGACGAGGCCCTCCTGCGGGAGGCCGCGGCCTACGGCGTGGAGACATGGCGGGGGCAGGAGTTCGTGGAGCGGTTTACGCCCAAGAACCCCAAGCTGGAGGCAGAGGCGGAACCCGGCACCGAGCCCGATCTGCAGCTGTCGGAGCAGGAGGTGGCGGAGTGGCTGGCGCTCTTCGGCAAGTCCAAGACCCGGCGGCGGACCGGCAAGCGCCGTCCGAAGTCGGGCGCCGGGTCGGATGCACCCGCCGGCCGGGGCCGCCAGGCCAAAGCCCGGAAGCCCAAGGATGGCTCATCCGGTGGCCGTGCGCCCAAAAAGCGCAAACCCGGGGGCGGCCAATCCAGAGATGCTCAATGA
- the trpA gene encoding tryptophan synthase subunit alpha, translating into MSGVERIRTVFEKTRREGRAAFMPYHAMGYPNREQTLAIVKALAESGADLFEIGIPHSDPLADGPTIQTATYTALTQGTTVADCLAMVRELRAAGVTQPFCAMTYFNPLFAYGVERFVEDGVQAGIDGLIVPDLPPEEAEEVEAACRRAGLATIYLLAPTSTEARIRLVAQHATGFIYLVSVTGITGERAELPPDLADFVRRVRQHTDLPLAVGFGISNGQQAAAVARLADGVIVGSALVKAAGSPDGVDAVRRLATELAAGAAHPA; encoded by the coding sequence ATGTCTGGCGTTGAACGTATACGCACGGTGTTTGAAAAGACCCGCCGGGAGGGCCGGGCGGCCTTCATGCCCTACCACGCCATGGGTTACCCCAACCGGGAGCAGACCCTGGCCATCGTGAAGGCCTTGGCCGAGAGCGGCGCCGATCTCTTCGAGATCGGGATTCCCCACAGCGACCCCCTGGCCGACGGCCCCACCATCCAGACGGCCACCTACACGGCCCTCACCCAGGGGACCACCGTGGCCGATTGCCTGGCCATGGTTCGGGAACTGCGGGCCGCAGGGGTCACCCAACCCTTCTGTGCCATGACCTACTTCAATCCCCTCTTCGCCTACGGAGTGGAGCGCTTCGTGGAGGATGGCGTCCAGGCGGGCATCGACGGTCTGATCGTGCCGGACCTGCCGCCCGAGGAGGCGGAGGAAGTGGAAGCCGCCTGCCGCCGCGCCGGGCTGGCCACCATCTACCTCCTGGCCCCCACCAGCACCGAGGCCCGGATCCGCCTGGTGGCTCAACACGCCACTGGCTTCATCTACCTGGTCAGCGTCACCGGCATCACCGGCGAGCGGGCCGAGCTGCCCCCCGACCTGGCCGACTTCGTGCGCCGGGTGCGCCAACACACCGACCTGCCCCTGGCCGTGGGCTTCGGCATCTCCAACGGTCAGCAGGCCGCGGCCGTGGCCCGGCTGGCCGACGGGGTTATCGTGGGTTCGGCCCTGGTCAAGGCCGCCGGCAGCCCGGACGGCGTGGACGCTGTTCGCCGCCTGGCCACCGAGCTGGCCGCGGGCGCGGCCCACCCCGCCTGA